In Rhodocyclaceae bacterium, the sequence GTCGAACTCGCCGCTGCCCTTCTGCTCCTTGTAGACATCGTCGAGCGGAACGCGCACGAACAGCCGCTCGACCGTCACTTCCGCCGACAGGATCAGCTTCACCCGGCGGTCGTAGAACTCGTCGATAAGCCAGACGAACCGGCGCGCGACATCGCGTTCGTCGGACGTCAGTTCGGGTACGCCGGACACGATCACGGTATGGAAGCGCCGCGCGAGCTCGATGTAATCCGACTTGCCGCGCGGACCGTCGCACAGCATGCGGAAGTCGAACCAGGCGGTGCCACTGGCGACGCGGCGTGCGACGAACACCCGGTCGTCGACCTCGATCGGGACCCCGGTCTCGCCGGTCTCGCCGGACAGCGCCCGGAACTCCGCCTCGAGCCGCGCCTCGACCGCTGCATCGATCGGCGTGTGATAGACGCCTCCCGCGTGCAGCGCACGCAGCCGGTAGTCGACTTCGGATTCGACCTCGATCACTTCGAGGTGCTGCTTGAGCAGTTCGATCGCCGGCAGGAAGCCGCTGCGCTGCAGGCCGTTGCGGTACAGGTCGTCCGGCTTCGCGTTCGAGGTGGTCACCAGCACGATGCCCTCCTCTACCAGCCCTTCGAGCAGGTTGCGCATCAGCATCGCGTCGGTGATGTCGGTCACGTGGAACTCATCGAGGCACAGCAACCGCGCATCCTTCGCGATCAGGCGGGCTACCTCGCGCATCGGGTTCGCGCGGCCCTGGAGGTCGCGCAGGCTGTGATGGATCTCCTGCATGAACCGGTGGAAGTGGATGCGCTTCTTCCTCGTCGCCGGCACGGCAGCGAAGAACGTGTCCATCAGGAAGCTCTTGCCCCGGCCGACGCCGCCCCACAGGTAAAGGCCGCGCACGGTACGCCGGCGCGACAGGCGGCCCAGCAGCGATCGCCCGGCGCGCTCGAGTTCGGCCATACCGTCGAACACGCGCCCGAATGCCGGAAGGGTCGCCTCCTGGGCAGGATCGAGCGTGTAGCCATGCGCAGAGGCATGGCGTCGCATCCAGGCCGCGAGGGCGCCGCCCTCGGCAGGGGGCGGCGCCTTCACCACCGCTTCGGATCCTGCCGCGCCTGCGCCGGCCGCGGCTCCCGGGACTGTCGGATTCCCGTTCAGAAGTGCAGCGATCGCTTGTCGACCGCGAGCGCCGCCTCGTGGATCACCTCGGACAGCGTCGGATGCGCGTGAACGATCCGGGCAAGGTCCTCGGAACTCGCGGAGAACTCCATCGCAACCACCGCCTCGGAGATCAGTTCCGAAGCATGGGCGGCGATGATATGCACGCCCAGGATACGGTCGGTCTTCGCATCGGCGATCATCTTCACGAAACCGGTGGTGTCGCCCATGCCCATCGCGCGACCGTTGGCCATGAACGGAATCTGCCCGGTGCGATAGGCCACGCCTTCGGCCTTCAGCTGCTGCTCCGTCTTGCCGACCCACGCAATCTCGGGCGAGGTGTAGATCACCCAGGGCACCGTATCGAGGTTCACATGGCCGGCCTGTCCGGCGATGATCTCGGCGACCATCACGCCCTCTTCCATCGCCTTGTGCGCAAGCATCGGCCCGCGTACCACGTCGCCGACGGCGTAGACATTGGGCAGCGTGGAACGGCAATGGCCATCGACCTCGATGAAGCCGCGGGCGTCCAGCTTGAGGCCGACCGCGTCTGCAGCCAGGCCGTCGGTGTTGGGGACGCGGCCGATCGACACGATCAGCCTGTCGCACTCGAGCGTCGTCGCCTTGCCGTCCTGCTCGTAGGCGATCGACACGCCCGCCTTGCCCTTCTTCACTTCGCCGATCTTGCAGCCCAGCTTGATATCCAGGCCCTGCTTTGCCGTGAACACCTTCCAGGCTTCCTTCGACACCGCCTCGTCGCAGGCGCCGAGGAACGTCGGCAGGGCTTCGAGGATGGTGACCTCGGCGCCCAGCCGCTTCCACACCGAACCGAGTTCCAGCCCGATCACGCCGGAGCCGATGATGCCGAGCTTCGTCGGCACTGCCTTGAAATCGAGCGCGCCGACGTTGTCGACGATGGTCTCGTTGTCCACCGGCACGCCCGGCAGCGGACGCGAGCGCGAACCGGTGGCGACGATCACATGCTTCGCCTCGACAGCCTCGCCGCCGATGTCGAGCTTCCAGCCTGCACCGCCTGCCGCGACGAACTTGCCATGGCCGGGAATGAAGGTGACCTTGTACTTGCGGAACAGGCCCTTGATGCCACCGGTGAACTGATCGACGATCTTGTTCTTGCGCCCGACCATGGTGCCGATGTCGATCTTCGCATCCGAAACCGTGATGCCGTGCTGGGCAAAGCCCTCGTGCAGCAGGTGGTAGTTCTCGGAGGACTGCAGCAACGCCTTGGACGGGATGCAGCCCACGTTCAGGCAGGTGCCGCCGAGCCGGGGCTCGCCCTTCGGATCCGCGTAGGGATTCGATTCAGCGCACGCAACGGACAGCCCGAGCTGCCCGGCGCGGATCGCGGCTACATAGCCGGCGGGGCCGCCGCCGATCACGACTACGTCGAATTGCTTGGCCATGGTCAGACGTCCAGCAAGAGTCGGGAAGGATCCTCGAGGGCATCCTTCATGGCGACCAGCGACAGTACCGCCTCGCGGCCATCGATGATCCGGTGGTCATACGACATCGCCAGGTAGTTCATCGGGCGGATGACGATCTGGCCGTTCTCGACCACCGGGCGATCCTTGGTCGCATGCACGCCGAGGATGGCGCTCTGCGGCGGGTTGATGATCGGCGTCGACAGCATCGAGCCGAAGACCCCGCCGTTGGAGATCGAGAAGGTGCCGCCGGTGAGTTCTTCGAGGGTGAGCTTGCCGTCCTGCGCACGCTTGCCCAGTTCGGCGATCTCCTTCTCGATGTCGGCCATCGTCTTGCGGTCGGCATCGCGCACGATCGGCACGACCAGTCCGCGCGGGCTGGAGACGGCCACGCCGATGTCGAAGTAGCCGTGGTAGACGATGTCCGGACCGTCGATCGAGGCATTCACGGCCGGGAACTTCTTCAGCGCGTAGACGGCCGCCTTTACGAAGAAGGACATGAAGCCGAGCTTCACGCCGTGCTCCTTCTCGAACCGGTCGCGATACTTCGCACGCAGGTCCATCACCGGCTGCATGTTCACTTCGTTGAAGGTGGTGAGGATCGCCGCATTGGCCTGCGACGCGAGCAGCCGCTCGGCCACGCGCTGGCGCAACCGCGACATCGGCACGCGCTGTTCAGGGCGGTTGCCAAGGATGACACCGACGCTCACCGGTGCATCGACCTTCGGCAGCGGCGCACGCGCGGCGGGCGCTGCCGGGGCCGCGGCGCGGGCCTGGACTGCGCCCAGCACGTCTTCCTTGGTCACGCGGCCACCGCGGCCGGAGCCGGCGAGCGCATCCGTCGCGACGTTCTGCTCGGCGGCGATCTTCTGTGCCGCGGGCATCACCGCCGCCAAGGCCGGCGCGGATGCCGCCGCTGCGGGGGCTGCGGGTGCGGGGGCGGGGGCGGCAGCCGGCGCGGCAGCGGCGGACGCACCTGCGCTCGCCGTGGCCTCGGTATCGATCGTGGCGATCACTTCCTGGCTGACCACCGTTCCACCATCGCCCTTGGCGATGCTGATCAGCACGCCGGAGTCGGGTGCAGGCAGTTCGAGCACGACCTTGTCGGTCTCGATGTCGATCAGGTTCTCGTCGCGCTTGACGAACTCACCCTGCTTCTTGTGCCATGAGAGCAACGTCGCCTCGGCAACGGACTCGGACAGCATCGGTACCTTCACTTCCACCAGCATGATCGATTCACCTTGTCATGGTATTGCGTCCGCGCGCCCCGGCGAAGGGCACGCGCGACCGGAGCCTCTGTCGGGCTATTCCTTCGTCTCGCCGCCGCCGAGCGTGATTGCAGCGGTGACGAGTTCTTTCTGTTGTATGGCGTGCAGCTTCTTGTAACCGACCGCCGGGGTCGCCGAGGAGACACGGCCGGCATAGAACAGCTTCTGGCCCTTGCGCATCGGACGCCGGAGGTAATGCTGCACCCAGTACCACGCGCCCTGGTTACGGGGCTCTTCCTGGCACCAGACGATCTCCTTCGCCGCCGGATACTGGTCGATCTGCTCCTTGTACTCGTCATGCGGGAACGGGTACAGCTGCGAGATGCGTACCAGCGCGACATCCTTCACGCCCGCATCGCGCCGCGCAGCACGCAGGTCGAAGAACACCTTGCCGCTGCAGAACACGACCCGCTTCGCCGTCGCGGGATCGATGTCTTCATCCCACTCGCTGTTGACGGGGCGGAACTTGTCGAGCGCGAACTCCTCGAGCTGGGATACGGATTCCTTGTGACGCAGGATGCTCTTCGGGGTGAAGATGATCAGCGGCTTGCGGTAGGGACGAATCATCTGCCGGCGCAGGAGGTAGAACATCTGCACCGGCGTGGCCGGATAGCAGACCTGCATGTTGTAGTCGGCGCACAGTTGCAGGAAGCGCTCGATACGGCCCGACGAGTGCTCCGGGCCTGCGCCTTCGTAGCCGTGCGGCAACATCATCACCAGGCCGGACATCCGGCCCCACTTAACCTCGCCCGACGCAATGAACTGGTCGATCACGACCTGCGCGCCGTTCACGAAGTCGCCGTACTGCGCCTCCCAGATCACCAGCTCGTTCGGCTCGGTCGACGAATAGCCGTACTCGAAGCCGAGCACCGCCTCTTCCGAAAGCAGCGAGTCGATCACCGTAAAGTCCGGCTGGCCGGGAAAGAGGTTCTGCAGCGGAATGTACGTGCCGGAATCCCAGCGCTCGCGGTTCTGGTCGTGCAGCACGGCATGCCGGTGGAAGAACGTGCCGCGGCCGGCATCCTGGCCGGACATGCGTATCGCGAAGCCGTCCTTCAGCAGCGACGCGTAGGCCAGCGTCTCGGCCATTCCCCAGTCGAGCGGGATGCTGCCTTCGGCCATCAGCCGCCGGTCTTCCATGATCTTCTGCACGCGCGGATGCAGCTTGAAATCGTCCGGAACCTTCGACACCAGCCGTCCGAGTTCCTTCAACGTCTCGAGCGGAATCTGGGTGTTGTCGTTCTCGTTCCACTTCGTGCCCTTGAACTGCTCCCAGTTCGGCGCATAGGGCGGCTTGAAGTTGGCGAGAACCGTCTTGTTCGT encodes:
- a CDS encoding AFG1 family ATPase; translated protein: MRRHASAHGYTLDPAQEATLPAFGRVFDGMAELERAGRSLLGRLSRRRTVRGLYLWGGVGRGKSFLMDTFFAAVPATRKKRIHFHRFMQEIHHSLRDLQGRANPMREVARLIAKDARLLCLDEFHVTDITDAMLMRNLLEGLVEEGIVLVTTSNAKPDDLYRNGLQRSGFLPAIELLKQHLEVIEVESEVDYRLRALHAGGVYHTPIDAAVEARLEAEFRALSGETGETGVPIEVDDRVFVARRVASGTAWFDFRMLCDGPRGKSDYIELARRFHTVIVSGVPELTSDERDVARRFVWLIDEFYDRRVKLILSAEVTVERLFVRVPLDDVYKEQKGSGEFDRTVSRLVEMQSVHYLAEPHLP
- the lpdA gene encoding dihydrolipoyl dehydrogenase encodes the protein MAKQFDVVVIGGGPAGYVAAIRAGQLGLSVACAESNPYADPKGEPRLGGTCLNVGCIPSKALLQSSENYHLLHEGFAQHGITVSDAKIDIGTMVGRKNKIVDQFTGGIKGLFRKYKVTFIPGHGKFVAAGGAGWKLDIGGEAVEAKHVIVATGSRSRPLPGVPVDNETIVDNVGALDFKAVPTKLGIIGSGVIGLELGSVWKRLGAEVTILEALPTFLGACDEAVSKEAWKVFTAKQGLDIKLGCKIGEVKKGKAGVSIAYEQDGKATTLECDRLIVSIGRVPNTDGLAADAVGLKLDARGFIEVDGHCRSTLPNVYAVGDVVRGPMLAHKAMEEGVMVAEIIAGQAGHVNLDTVPWVIYTSPEIAWVGKTEQQLKAEGVAYRTGQIPFMANGRAMGMGDTTGFVKMIADAKTDRILGVHIIAAHASELISEAVVAMEFSASSEDLARIVHAHPTLSEVIHEAALAVDKRSLHF
- the odhB gene encoding 2-oxoglutarate dehydrogenase complex dihydrolipoyllysine-residue succinyltransferase, translated to MMLVEVKVPMLSESVAEATLLSWHKKQGEFVKRDENLIDIETDKVVLELPAPDSGVLISIAKGDGGTVVSQEVIATIDTEATASAGASAAAAPAAAPAPAPAAPAAAASAPALAAVMPAAQKIAAEQNVATDALAGSGRGGRVTKEDVLGAVQARAAAPAAPAARAPLPKVDAPVSVGVILGNRPEQRVPMSRLRQRVAERLLASQANAAILTTFNEVNMQPVMDLRAKYRDRFEKEHGVKLGFMSFFVKAAVYALKKFPAVNASIDGPDIVYHGYFDIGVAVSSPRGLVVPIVRDADRKTMADIEKEIAELGKRAQDGKLTLEELTGGTFSISNGGVFGSMLSTPIINPPQSAILGVHATKDRPVVENGQIVIRPMNYLAMSYDHRIIDGREAVLSLVAMKDALEDPSRLLLDV